In Electrophorus electricus isolate fEleEle1 chromosome 12, fEleEle1.pri, whole genome shotgun sequence, a single window of DNA contains:
- the trmt112 gene encoding multifunctional methyltransferase subunit TRM112-like protein, translating to MKLLTHNMLTSHVKGVTKGYPLLIKATEVKVNEVEFQPQFVSRMIPKLEWSALIQAAEGLGYLQDLPNAPISNYENNEEFLRKVHRVLLEVEVIEGCLQCPESGRQFPISKGVPNMLLNEDES from the exons ATGAAGCTATTAACGCATAATATGTTGACATCGCACGTGAAAGGTGTGACTAAAGGATACCCTCTCTTGATTAAG GCAACGGAAGTCAAAGTAAATGAAGTGGAGTTCCAGCCTCAGTTTGTGAGCCGAATGATTCCGAAACTGGAGTGGAGTGCTTTGATCCAAGCAGCCGAAGGG CTGGGATACTTGCAAGACTTGCCCAACGCGCCCATATCAAACTATGAGAATAATGAAGAGTTCTTACGGAAAGTGCACCGGGTTCTGCTGGAG GTGGAGGTAATTGAAGGGTGTCTGCAATGCCCTGAGTCTGGCAGACAATTCCCCATCTCTAAGGGAGTCCCTAACATGCTCCTCAATGAAGATGAGTCATAG
- the tgfb5 gene encoding transforming growth factor beta-2 proprotein, whose protein sequence is MWFINLILLILKLLVSAEGFSTCQSYDLDDHKSKRIEAVRGQILSKLRLRAPPDPASSPPPESLPVEVMLLYNSTKELLKERVRQAESSCDRESSEEDYYAKEVQRVDVLPQRADTNAINTVPQNPYFRVVRFDLTNVERNSSTLVKAEFRIFRVQNARARVTEQRVEIYQILKSDDVTAPSQRYIDSRTVQPQAKGAWLSVDVTETLKEWMAFQEKNLGLKLSVHCPCCTFVPSTNNILFNKSEELEARFAGVDDDLVRQNRRPGLTKGQVEFSTKTPHLILTLLPTDRLENPNKKHRKRRAASDTTTCSRNADQSCCLRSLYIDFRRDLNWKWIHEPKGYRANFCAGNCPYLWSADNHYNMILPLYNKMNPEASASPCCVPQDLEPLTIVYFLGRTPRVEQLSNMVVKSCKCR, encoded by the exons ATGTGGTTCATCAATCTCATACTGCTTATTCTAAAACTATTGGTTTCGGCAGAGGGATTTTCTACTTGTCAGTCTTATGACTTGGACGACCACAAATCAAAGAGGATAGAGGCGGTGCGAGGGCAAATCCTCAGCAAGCTGCGCCTTCGCGCACCACCCGATCCTGCCTCCAGTCCTCCACCAGAGTCGCTACCCGTTGAGGTAATGTTACTGTACAACAGCACTAAGGAGCTTCTGAAGGAACGTGTGCGCCAGGCCGAGTCTTCTTGCGACCGGGAGAGTAGCGAGGAGGATTATTACGCAAAGGAGGTCCAGCGTGTGGATGTGCTTCCTCAGCGCGCGGACACTA ACGCGATAAACACAGTGCCCCAGAATCCATACTTCAGAGTGGTGAGGTTCGACCTAACCAATGTAGAAAGAAATTCAAGCACACTTGTCAAGGCGGAATTTCGCATCTTCAGAGTGCAAAACGCACGGGCGCGCGTCACAGAACAACGAGTGGAAATATACCAG attTTGAAATCTGATGATGTTACGGCTCCTTCTCAGAGGTACATCGATTCAAGAACAGTACAGCCCCAAGCCAAAGGGGCATGGCTGTCTGTTGATGTTACAGAGACATTGAAGGAGTGGATGGCTTTTCAAG AGAAGAATCTGGGACTGAAGCTCAGCGTTCATTGTCCATGCTGCACATTCGTTCCATCTACAAATAATATCCTGTTCAACAAAAGTGAGGAGCTGGAAGCTCGATTTGCAG gtgttgatgatgacctgGTTCGCCAGAACAGGCGGCCAGGTCTGACAAAAGGCCAGGTGGAGTTTAGTACTAAAACGCCGCACCTCATACTAACGCTGCTACCCACTGACCGTTTGGAGAACCCTAACAAAAAGCACCGCAAGAGGAGAGCAGCCAGTGACACTACAACATGCTCAAG GAATGCAGACCAAAGCTGCTGTTTGAGGTCTCTATATATTGACTTCCGTCGGGATCTAAATTGGAAATGGATCCATGAGCCGAAAGGATACCGAGCAAATTTCTGCGCAGGGAACTGTCCCTACTTGTGGAGCGCAGATAATCACTACAATATG ATTCTGCCACTCTATAACAAAATGAATCCTGAGGCCTCAGCATCACCCTGCTGTGTGCCCCAGGACCTGGAGCCCCTCACTATTGTTTATTTCCTGGGTCGGACACCCCGAGTGGAGCAGCTTTCCAACATGGTCGTCAAATCTTGTAAATGCCGCTGA
- the kcnk4a gene encoding potassium channel subfamily K member 4, translating into MRCSTLVMILAAVLLYLVMGALVFGWLEASREEWAYGQLLNSRLAFLNNHTCVQENSLSEFTQKVVDAIEAGVDARSTANFTSRWDLSNAFFFCGTILTTIGFGNLSPKTEGGQLFCIFYALVGIPMFGILLAGVGDHLGNMLRRAVAKIEDLFLQKGVSHTSIRVISAVFSILIGCLIFIALPTVVFQEVEKWTLLEAGYFVVITLTTVGFGDYVADNRREGIPMYKPLVWLWIVFGLAYFASILTMIGNWLRVLSKKTRAEMEELRAHATDWTQNIQNMSMDFRIPVPLDLNDPFQLQRRRRKRCHRGAHHRHPRPPVDGLPHAVSLEAEAIRENGHLFVSWPGSRYNTGSDTRLYTSYGIRSGSRLTSGHGSKVVSRAELGLQSKPASRSASRSVSESDSRSETPSESWSESDWNSQESGSGTEAGGNLASEGDVPSDLVESCSHLPLPSSSCPSSPPCPSLLDFFGENLAYIDESSDTLSDRIKPAGTGLNRPRKPKRRSMRRQLPYTGPLGLYTEYSNELQPPSYPPTPPPLKD; encoded by the exons ATGCGCTGCTCCACATTGGTGATGATCctggctgctgtgctgctgtaccTGGTGATGGGGGCACTGGTGTTTGGCTGGCTGGAAGCCTCCCGGGAGGAATGGGCTTACGGGCAGCTGCTCAACTCTCGCCTCGCCTTCCTGAACAACCACACTTGTGTTCAAGAAAACAGTCTCAGTGAATTCACTCAG AAAGTGGTTGATGCAATCGAGGCTGGTGTGGATGCTAGAAGCACAGCCAATTTCACCAGCAGGTGGGATCTATCCAATGCCTTCTTCTTCTGTGGGACCATCCTCACCACAATTG GTTTTGGGAATCTTTCCCCAAAGACAGAAGGAGGGCAGTTATTTTGTATATTCTACGCTCTGGTGGGGATTCCCATGTTTGGAATTCTCTTAGCTGGTGTGGGGGATCACCTGGGCAACATGCTCAGGAGGGCAGTAGCAAAGATAGAGGACCTGTTCCTG CAGAAGGGCGTGAGCCACACCAGCATACGGGTCATATCTGCTGTATTCTccattctgattggttgtttgATCTTCATCGCCTTGCCAACCGTTGTGTTTCAAGAAGTGGAAAAGTGGACTCTTCTTGAGGCAGGATACTTTGTTGTAATCACACTGACAACTGTTGGCTTTGGTGACTATGTAGCAG ATAACCGGAGAGAAGGCATCCCAATGTACAAGCCTCTGGTGTGGCTGTGGATTGTGTTCGGCTTGGCCTACTTCGCTTCTATCCTCACAATGATAGGCAACTGGCTCAGGGTGCTCTCCAAGAAAACCAGGGCAGAG ATGGAAGAGCTGAGAGCCCATGCCACTGACTGGACCCAGAACATCCAGAACATGTCTATGGACTTCCGCATCCCAGTCCCTCTGGACTTGAATGACCCCTTTCAGCTCCAGCGCAGACGCAGGAAGAGGTGCCACCGTGGGGCCCATCATCGGCACCCCAGGCCGCCAGTGGACGGGCTTCctcatgctgtctctctggAGGCAGAGGCCATCAGGGAAAATGGGCATTTGTTTGTGAGCTGGCCGGGTTCCCGATATAACACTGGATCCGATACTCG ATTATATACAAGCTACGGGATAAGATCGGGATCAAGGCTAACATCAGGACACGGATCAAAGGTTGTCTCACGAGCTGAGCTGGGGCTTCAGTCTAAGCCTGCATCAAGGTCTGCATCCAGATCAGTTTCAGAATCAGATTCCAGATCTGAGACACCGTCGGAATCCTGGTCTGAATCAGATTGGAATTCGCAGGAATCTGGGTCGGGGACGGAAGCTGGGGGCAATCTGGCAAGCGAGGGGGACGTGCCATCTGACTTGGTGGAGAGCTGTTCACATCTTCCGCTTCCGTCTTCCTCATGCCCCTCTTCTCCCCCATGCCCTTCTCTCCTGGACTTCTTTGGTGAGAACCTGGCATACATTGACGAGTCCTCAGATACTCTGAGTGACCGCATCAAACCAGCTGGGACTGGACTAAACCGACCACGCAAGCCAAAGCGGAGAAGCATGAGGAGGCAGCTTCCTTACACAGGTCCTCTTGGACTATACACAGAGTACAGCAATGAACTTCAACCTCCATCATATCCCCCAACACCTCCTCCACTTAAAGACTGA